The following nucleotide sequence is from Chaetodon auriga isolate fChaAug3 chromosome 19, fChaAug3.hap1, whole genome shotgun sequence.
GCTCGTCATGTTATGATTTGCTGCTATACTCCTTGAATAGTTATGGAATGTGgacttattttcattattgattaaagtgttgattatttttcaaACTAACTGACTAAAAGTTTAGTTCTGTAAcagtttgctgatgttttctttcatttagaatagagaaaaacagcaaattctcacatttggaAACAGCAACATTTGACGTTTTTGCTTTATAAATGATTGAAGCggttaatcaattaatcaactaatcagtTTGGTATTAATGCCAGATTTGTacccacacatgcatacagGAGCTTTGACAATAGTTGATTGATTATTTCTGTCTATATAACGTTGAAAGTCTCTCCAAATAGATTTTTATACTGTACAGAACCAAATGAGGATGAGAAGAGATTTAGATGCTCGACATTTTATACTTGGTTACTCTTCAGTACAGTGTCTTTGGCTGGATCAGCCCACTGTGGGCAGTGCTGAAAATGATGCCAAAAGTATATGGTCACCCCAGTCTACCTACATAGTGTAGCTTTGTTTCCACCTGACAATGCTTCCTTGCACAAAAGCAAAGAAACGCTTTGTCCACCTCGGTGTTgaagaacttgactggcctgcacagagccctgatcaTAACCCCATCCAGCATctctgggatgaactggaacaccAACTGTGAGCGTCTATTTCAATGCTCTTGTgtctgaatgggagcaaatctcTGCAGCCGGGTTCCATCATCTTGTAGAAAGCCTTCCTGTGATAGTGAAGGTTCTCATAGCGGCAGATTAATGGCCTGGTTCTGGAATGACATGTTCCACTATCACATAAGGATGTAATGTTTGGTTGTCCATATATTTTTTGCTACATATTGTACCTTGATTTTTCAGGTATTTCATTCtgccaaaaaaacaagataCTCTTATGTGGTGGTTTTACATAGTGTGATATAAGACTGTTTCAGCCATCCGTAATAGAAATGAATGGTGAACTAAAATAAAAGCTGATGTTGTAAAATATTTAGAGTAAATGggcaaaaacaagcagaacTACAGTTGGGTTCATGAGGACCCTCTTCCCCTTTTCAGAATCACTCTGAATGAGAGCCAGTTGAGCCCACCGAGGGCCATGTGACACAGAGAATGTGCCTTTGGACTGATGAAAGTGTTACTGTAGATGCTGTATAGTGTAAATGAAGCTTATTGGATGTAAAGGATGTGGGTGGCTGCTGTTAAACACCTGTTGCACTGTGACCGTTGATTCTAATGGAATGGATGGACTTCTGTTCACCCTGTCAACTGTCTATGCctcatctttttcttctgcCTTGTCACATCCCACATTTGTAAAGCCTGACATTTTATCTTAAAGGAGCCTTATTCAGATTTGACTCACGTGGTGCTTTTCTATTTACATCcatagctgtcaaataaaaatCTCCTTTGTTACTATACTGGGACCCGGGGGTAAACAGACTTCACTGTCagtttcacttcagttcagAAACAATGAGATCAATAATGTTCTGTTTCAATAACTGGACAGCAGTTTCAGGAAATTAGGATTAAGAAGGATAGAAAGATACAAAATGACTCAATATAACAATACCAATAAATGAAACCTCAGAACTCTCCAAAGATAAAAAAGCTTATGAAttataaataaacaacaaagtgaagtatattttaattttaagaATAGCAATAATTCATAGGAAAGTGCTGTTAGTGAGCAGAGTTCTCTCACTGTACAGTAACTCTATGTTTTTCTGGCCTCTGCCTTCACTTAATTAGCTCCCTGTCTGCTGGGTGAGTACTGTGCTTTGAGCTGTTTGAAAGGATGACCTGGTCCTTGTCTGCTTGCGTGGGTGCGGCGTGTGGGGGTGGACATAGGGGCGAGCGGTGGCAGCGGGGCCTGGCCGGGAGGCAGGACGTGGCCACCTTTACGGTAGAGGAGACCAATCTCTCTCCTGAGGGCCTCCGCCTGTTGCGATTGTGTTTTCACCAGCTCCCGAAGCCTCCGAATCGCCTCCTGGTCCACACGTCTCCTGTAATCCTGGAACTGTCTCCCCTGCgcatacacaaaaacagatttttatgaAAACATGTAGTCTCAATCACACACCTTAGCGGTCACATATGCAGCTTCATTCTTATGTAAAGAGGAAAGGAGGCTGAAGTGATGGCATGACATCCATGACCTTTTTCAATAGAGTCATTATGATGGccaaaaatggccaaaaacagcagcattacGTGTATTTTTTTGGTCACTAGGGGCAGCATAACAGGCTTGAAACAAATATATCACACATTATCACCTTGGCAAACATATTAGCTACAACAGCTAAACAACTACCTGGGTCTTAAAATGTGCTCTACCAATtcatctgcagacagacaaagttatgAACTAGCTAGCAAGGAAAATGTAACATTATGCAGTTGAAGAGTCAGATAGTTTTCTCCTAAaatggtggagaccaaaccagagctcaAATGTGAGTGAATGTCAGCCTTGCGTTCAtcacttggacacaaacacgactaCAGTGGACGATAATGTTGTCGTGTGTCTACTGGATGTTAAAATGTGTTAGCTGAAATGTTAGCAGTAACAACCCCAGCTTTGATtaatatgacaaaaacagagcttaatGCACAGAAATGACCATTTTCTTCTGCCTCGCGTTGAGTTTGTGCTCCAGTTCTTTCTTCTGGTTGAAGAGGCTCGTCATGGTGAGGAGACGCTCTGTGTTACACCTGGTCACCTCCATCAGTGCGTGACGCGCCTCTTCTACCTTTGCctgaatatcacacacacacaaacacacacacaaattcgGAAATCtaagttgtttttaaaaatgacactttgaGTTTAAAGAGGATCAGAATAAAACAAGGCAGAGGTAGAGACTGGTAGAGAaagcatgtatacacacacacacacacacacacaggtcagcatACATCCCACTGTTTGATTTCCTTGGCGTATGCGGCTTCTTGGAGGAGTTTTTCCTGCTTAAGCTCCTCCAGCGTTCTGTTCCCAGTCAGTGTCTGCAGAGCCTCCAGATCCACCAGCCTCCCatacttcatcatcatcagctggtTGCACTGCTTCTCCAGCACTACACcgacacatgcagacacacaccaacaccCAGATCAATATCTAAAAACGTCACTGGCAATAATCATGACGACCAGCTGAGGAATTTTGCTTCAACACTTCTCAGGGGAGATGGCCTGGATGCTGGCCTGTGTGGATCTTACCCTGGATCTTGGCGTCCATGTCTTTGCGGTCATGAATGAGCCTGACGTGCTGCTGGCGGGCCTGACAGTACAGATCTCTCTGCTGGCCcttctccacctgcagctgcttgaTGCGCTCCTGCAGTCGGCTCAGCTCCGTCCTGTCCAGCACCAACGCTGGGCTCAGGTCAGATGGCATCATGCCGTTAGTGACAAACTCAATCTGGTAGATGAATGGAGAAAGTGGATGGCAGAGAAAGgggcagagagaagcaggaggtGATAAAATGAGGAAATTTAACAAGTGAACATTTTATAGTACCTAATAAACataaagagacagaggcagagtttTGTATGAAAgtaaaatgtccaaatgtcctTTCTTGGCATCATTTTCATAATGAAGGATTCAAACAGGCCTCTTCATTGAAATATTGGGTATTTGACCAAAACCATTCCACTACTCTGGTTTCTGGCTAATTTGGGTTTGTTTTACTGGAGATATGCCTGAAAATAAAGATATGATGGGCTGGTTGCCAGTTAGGCTTCTTTTTCACCTGCCCATGCTTTCCTTGGGCTTGAAACACTTGGAACAGCTTGTAACACCTCCCGTGAAATATAGTGATGGCACAAAGGCAGTTGGTAATTAAAATGCACAGCACTGTGCGAGCAGTTTGAAACATTCCTAATGACAAGgagaataaaaatattaaacaaaagATTACTTGATATTACATTGAGGTTTTACCATGCCAACAAGTCTAGACTAGAGCTTGAATTTGAGTTGTCTTCATGCAGTTGTTGCCATCATTGAACCTCCTCAAATTTACCTGGCTCAGTCTGAGAGGAACCACCACAtccagttcattcattttctgctgtttctctctgtggacTAACTCCAAGTCGTCCTCTGCTGCCTTCCGACTGCTCTTCAGTGACTTCTCCTGCagagcaacaaaaaaaacccaaaaccatTAGGATATGAGACAAAAAGAAcgaagaaaaaaagcaacaaaaaagtCATGAGAGAGAAACTTGAAAAGCAGAGTACAACCTTCTTAACAAGGGTGTCGCACTCCTTCTTCAGAGCTTCagcactcttcttcttctccaccaGCAGTTCCTCCAGGTCCAGACGACGCTCAcgcagctgcagtgtgttctcAAACAAGTCTGGCTcacagcctgacacacacacacacacacacacacacacacacacacacataatcacacaaaTAGAGGTATAGGTAATTAGAATTTAACCTTTCTTCAATACAGGCAGTTCTTAAGGGTCTTAACATCAAGGCTTCAATACAATACATGTAGATTCCAACTGCAGCTGGTAAGAATTCAAAGGTTATACTTAACTGTGAAAAAGTGAAGGATTTGAATACTTGAGTACTGACCTGGAGGGCAGACATTGTCCAGAGcagcttctccttcctctgtgtcgCTGTcagaatcatcatcatcccaGTCATCGTCCTCATCAGAGTCTTCatcactgtcctcctcttcttctgcgaACACATTTCGATCATGAAGGACAAATTGGTACACATGCATAAGCACGCTTGCGACACTGTACGATTGTGTTCCTTCCTCTCACCTTCATTTCCCGtctgctccttcttcttcacACGTTTGATCTTCTTCTTGAAGACTTTGGTCAGAAACTCTTCAAACTTGTTCTCCTTGCCCAGCGAGGCCTGGAAGGCAGCAGTCAgggccttctctctctcctgcagcttGGCTATCTCTCCATgcttcagctccagctgtgCATTGCACTCCTCCAGCTTACActgtcaggagagagagaagaggatgtCAGGAAGTACACAAGGATCTATGAACAGTGATCTGAGGAAGGATATCACctgtgctaacacacacacagacacttttagcatgtctgcacagcagcagcctcagtgcACAGTGTTGAGTGTAGGTCACCCTCATTTTGGCAGCactcagagaaaacacacaatcactgaAGTTACGCACGGAAAACAGAAGAAAGTAGATTTGAAGTGTGAAAATATGCTGCTGGTAGTATTTACGAGTGTAGTTTGCTGCTAACAACTCACAAAcaacatctgaaatgtgacaagGAGCCCCAGGTAGACACAGCTTTTCTGTGAGGGGGTCACAGGCAAAAAACCTTTGGAACCACTGGTTTGATCTGCAACAATACACTATGTATTTAAACGCTTATTAAATGtttactgcagctgtcagacaaatgtagtggagtaaaagtagaCTGTAGCAGAagatggaaatattcaagtaaagtaccaCAGAATTGTACATATATagtacatatatacagtatagtaGTACATATATACAGTCTTTTGAGTAAATGCATTTAGTTACTGTCCACTCTAAAAATTCTCAGGAAACTTCTAAAACGTGATTTTCCTTCTGCACAGATTCAAAACAAAAGGCTGCCTGAAGGAAGGGAAACAGCTATCTTTGGTCCACATCAAATGAAAAGATCATTGACGTGAATCAGTCCACAGGTACATGAACTCCCACCGTGATGTTGTTCTCCTCCTTAACACGTCCATTGAGCTTCTCCTGCAggctgtcctccctcctctcaaACTCcttgaggagcagcagctcctggtaGAGCGTCAGCTGACGGAGGTCGGCCAGCTTCAGCTGCCAGTCCAGACGCAGCTTCTGGTGACGCAGCAGCTGGAGCTCtgtgtcaaactgacagactgaaCTCTCCATCTGATGATTTCAAATACATCCTCAGATTATATATCACAGTGATATACATCAGTAATCTGAGATGTTCAGTACATTCCAGAAGGTATTTTGTTTCCAAttatgcatttcatttgtttgatcAAAGATTCAACAtgtaatgaataaaaacagacctGCTCCAGCAAAGAGTCCTGCTCGTGCAGCAGTCtgatctcctcctccctctggagctcctcctccagctcgcTCAGCTCTGttccttcctccactgctgtctcttcttcttctctggttaCAGATGAAGCTGACAGGGTGGGAGTCActtcgtctcctctctcctctttttcttcctcctcctcttcttccttctcgTTTTCTAGCTGCCCCAGTAAACTTGTggcttcctcctcgtcctcctcctgctccatggTCTGGAACctgtttgaaaattaaaaagcaGTTCTGTCTGGGACAAAGTCACATGATCAATTAAACTCTCTACTTCCCTCTGAATCTAGACTTGGATTAAACTAAAACCAGGCCTCTGTACCTCTGTTGCCTCAGAAGCCGGTATCGCTCTAGGGTGGTGTGACTgtacagcagcttcttctctggGGTTTCCTCTGGTAGCATATTGGGGAGAGCAGGTAGAGGGCGGTGGAGGTGAGCTGCCAGACGCTGCTGAACCTTCTGGACCTGCTGAGCCTGAGCGCGCAGCTGAGACACCAGGCGAACCTTGGAGTCCCGCAATGCCATGATCTGTCTATTCATCTCAGTCTGCTTCTCACGGATCTAGTCGGATGGACAGAGTTATAAAAGTAATGCATATGATTTAAGGATTTTTCTCCATAAGAtaagtgaaaaatgcccatcatcAAGTTCCCAGACCCCAGGGTTCTTGATTTTCTCCAAGTTTTGTGCAACCAACAGCCCAGTGCCCAAATACATTCAGTTGacatgctgtttgctgtttgttcttATAGATTTTTTCTGAAGACTGGATAAAAATGAAGACGTTCATGCTTTCAGTGAGCTACAGTGTGTATTAagatatgtgagtgtgtgtgtgtgttttgtgtacatTTTCTTCCAGGCCTATCAGCTGTGCTCTCTTCTTCTCAGCGTTCATCCTCAAGTGTTTCGGCACGGTGAAGTCTTTAGCTGACTTCAGTTTTAAGTCTCCGATGTTCTCCTTGGCTTCACGGATGGCCTGCACATCCTGCGGATCCTCACAGTTCTCGTCTGGCTTCTCTGCGTAACTGAAACACCATTAAACCATCACAGCTTTGCACCACAAAAGTTACAGCAGAGGCTCATTCCAGTCCTCTAGTGGGTTAATTTGGaacagcatttttcattttttcttttctttttttttgagaataAAGGAAACATAAACATGATGAAAGAAAATATGTTGGACATGACACTCACAGCTGGGCCCattcctgcttcctcttctctATCTTGGCTCGAGCTTGTTCAGCTTTCTCTGCAGCCTTTCTGAGCCTCTCGACCTGCCGATCTGCCAGCTTTATCCCTGCTGGACGAGCCACCGGGTGGcgcagcacctcctcctctggagaACACATACAGGTGACAGGTCAGCCATGACTTTGACaggtgaaacaaacacacacaaacaaagacacttTCCTACCTTCTAATTTGCTGCTGTCCTTTGCAGGCTCAGCTCTAGATTTTCTGCGTTCAGATGCAGCAGCTCCGTCTCCTTCGGCCCAGCTGGGTCTGCTCTGCCGTCTGAGGCGGGGTACAGCCTCAGTGAGCACTGGCAGACGGTAGGTGGACAGTCTGTGGTCAGTGCAGATGGCGACCACAGTGACTATATTGGCCTCCAGAGAGTCCCTgaacctgaaaacaaacacgaCCGATGACGACTTCCCCCTGGAGGCTGGCTGTATACATAAATCTTCAGTAAGTCTTTTGTTATCAACCTGTGACTCCAAAGAAGGGATGATAGTTTAAAAACATTCTTTATATCTCCTCAAGAATGTAATAATTTATTATGAATTagatgtctgtgtatgtgtgtgtgtgtgtgtgtgtgtgtgtgtgcgcgtgtgtgtgtcagtaccAGTCCTGTAGTTTCCTGAGTGCTATGCTACAGCGCTCCTTCTCCCAGCCCATGTGCTTTCTGACCTCGCTCACCCGCTGGGCCTTCAACCTCTCTGCCTGCTCACTGAAACGCCggtccagctgcagctcctatgcacacaaacaaacacacacacacacacacacacacacacacacacacacacacacacacacacacacacacacacaaaggcggGGCATTGCAAAGGCATACATTCATTCTCTAGAGACTCATCCAAACTTTTATGATAGTATGCCTAACGCTGACCcatatgtgtgtatttctgtacCACAGGTTTCAGGCGAACATGCTCCGGgagactctggttgttgttCATCAGCTGTTTAAACTTCTTCTGGAGCTCAGCCAGCTTCTTCCGCTTCGCAGCAATCTTCAGCTCAGCCTCCCGACGCAGACGGTCCTTCTCCAGCTTCTGCTTCGCTGTCTCTATGCTGGAGGGAGTCAGGGTTTAGACAGTTAGGTGAGATAAATTTTTGATGATTTTCTCGAGTTACAGTGACACCTATAGATATAGCTATGTAAATGTAAGAAAGACCAACAAAACAAGGAACAAAATACAGTTATCTGCTGTACAAATAACTAAaaaaagagtgacagaaaaataagaggATCAAATTATTCGCACTCACCTGTAGGCTGCTGGGTCCTCAATGTCTTGGACTAATGGCTCATTCTCAAGACCCACCTGTTAGAATAATGAGTAAACATGGTATTTCATTGTTAATCATCTAAAGCCACTCCTTTGGCCAACCTGCACTAATTGTCTGGCCTAAGATAAATATTTAGcatgctgttttcactgtcattgtggtctcagaaatacaaaaaaagtgtCTAGGCAGCTGTCACCTTTTTTGCACtaaaagaaaatatcaaaatagtAGACTAACGTGGCCTTTCATGCGGTCCCTTCCAGCTGTATTGTGGGTCAGGGTAATGCAGCAGTTATGTGTATCTGATGACATGCATCATGGCAACTGTCAAGAAAAGGAAAGCAGACGTGGAATGTAGTGCTTTCAAAGAGAAATTAACAAATGATTACATTTGTTGAAGTAAATGACAAGCTAGTGTGCCTGTTAGTTTGTGGGGACAtgcttgcagtgatgaaaaaggccaattTCGATCATCAGTTGCAAGGATAAATGTGTTTGGATAAAGTTAATGGTCTGCGTCTCATCAGCTCATGAGCTCACATTATGTCTATAGCAGCTCTTCAACCACTCTACGCCAGATTGTTAATTCAGCATGACGGCAGATTATTCTCCAGCCAGTCATCCCGTTTATCTGTCTATCATGCTTCTTTCCTTGTTCCCTCCATGCTCACACCCAGCCAGACTCATCTATCATCCTCCCTGGCCCCACAGCTGCCAAATCTCATCTCAATGCCTCATTTTGCTCTGGAAGGGTTCCAACTGTGTAGCTGAGTACTCCTTTGAGTTTAGGACTGTAGCTGCAGATTCAGGGCGGAACGATGAGACTCTCCTAGGGATATTATTAAGTGGGTTGAATGATTGGGTGAACGTCGAGTTAGCGTGCAAGGGATGACCCTGTTAATCTGGACACTTTCATTTCCTTAGCTATTAGACTACATAATTGCCTTTGTGAGCTGTGCAGGAACAGACCTAGGCACACATACAGTGGCCAAATTGGATGCTTCCTCACCACCTGTCAGGTGGTACTTGCCAGTAGCAGCAGGGGTTCTGGGAAGCCAAACTCTGCCTTTAAAGACCAGACCCAGACTGCAGTTTGAAGCTATCTTGTGCTGGACTCAGCAGTCTTTGCCCTTATATGCTCCAGTGGATTCTGGAGCAGAGAAAAACTTTCTGGATGTCTGGctgcaccagctggtatgaccAGCAAACCACTGCCAGCCCCTCTGAATGCAAACACTCTCATTCTCTTTGGTAATCAGGGTGAAAAGGATTAGGATCTTAGGATCTTTGTGGCCAAAAATGATTTGTTCTCCCTGTCCTTGCATTGACTAGAGAGGCCTCAATGTCACAACCATAAAAAATAAGTATCCTTTGCCCCTAATCAACTGCCTTTGAACCCCTCCAGGAGGCCACCATTTGGAGGGGGGCAAATATCCAAAGAATCTAGTTTACATTCTAATGGCCAAGAGCCTAAACTCCCACCAGCTCTGGTGGTCCCTGTTGTTGTCCCTGAGTTGTTTCTCCTTCACCTTCACGCTCACCAAACCTCAAAGCAGATGGCCCCTGCTGCCATTTCACCTGTGAGGAGATGCCCTCCGACCCAGACACAATCCTTCCTCCATCCTGTTTGACGGATTGAGTCACTGGTCAGGGAGGCCCAGCAGACTGAGCTTGATCCAAGAGATGGCCCCATTAACCATCTCTTTGTTCCTGATTCTGTCTGCAAGGTCCTGCAGTGAGGCACATACCACTCAGTCCTCCTGTACTCAGGGTCACAACTTCTTTGGAGTTGGGGATGCACTTCTGTTTGGACTAAAGTGGTTGACTGGCTGTGGCTGAATTTACCATAAATAAACGTTAATAAAATGTGGACTGACCCTGGGTGAAGGAACCTTGGCCATCTTTCTCTGCAGGCCTTTCCGGAGCTCCTCTGGAGAAAGTAGGCTGAAGGAGAAGATGTTTCCGTCATCTCCAGCTGTTAGCACAAAGTGGTCGTCATGACTACAGCGGATGTGCCGCAGGTGTCCATACTGGTTGTCATGGACATTGAGAGCCCAGTAGGCCTGCATGGAGGTGAGGCTGTGGTCGCCAGGTTGCAGGGGGTAAACCCTGATTGATCCTGAGTGCATGccacagaacagcagctgcCTGTTGGAGCTACAAAACACCCAAACAACAGAAGACCAAGATGAAAACCTTATACAGACATTAGTAGTGGGGTTCCAATGTGAAGGATGCTCTAAAGTTAACCTCCTAAAAAGCTGCTAACTATGCCTATTTGTGatttggtgctggacaggtacttgttcagtgggtttatcagagcttgttTGGTTGATATGAAACTGAACCAGGCACTGaatgtgctgtaaaaccaaaattATAAAGAGAGGTAAAAAGTCAGTGGAGCTGCAGTTGGTGATAATTTTCTTTGGGTTCAGTGCTACAAGCAACAGCTTCCCATTACATTCAGTCATTTGATTAACTGTTGATATAAATACCGATTTGTTAGTTTGCCCTCTGGCTACCTGAAGGTGATGGAGCGAATGGGGTCGTCGTCTGCGTTGTGGACAGGTAGGAAGTCAAAGGGCTCGTCCTGTCGCTGGTCTGGATCCTGGTCCTGCTTCTCAGAGAACTTACAGTGATACAAGAAACCTGAGTCAAAGCCTCCCTGCAGGAGatagaggagagagaaaaattcagtctttaaaaaaagaaaagtgtgagGGTGGGCGTTGAAATTGAAAGTATGTTTGGGACTCCCAGTCCACCTTGATCTGCCACCCTCTGTAGCTGTCTCTAGTTTAATCTAGGGCATTTAACATTAATAGGAATTTATTGTATAACCTACCAAACTGCTTAAAATATTTGAAGGGGATCTTCACTGGAGTTCATGTAATAGGCCTTGACCTTGCcccagagggagaaaaatagGAGGGAGCAGTGATCTATATCAGTCTTCAATTTGGGGTTTAATAAGGGGTTTAATATCAACACAGATCAAGTCAGACAACGATGAGGGAAATTAGATTAGTATGTGATACCTGACAGTGGttaatgttgtgtgtgtatgcgtgtgtgcgtgtttttgtgtgtatgtgtgtgtgtgtgtgtgtaccatggAGAGCCAGAACTGGCCAGGCTGTGAGTAGAAGCCACAGTAGAGAGGGCTTGGAGGGTCGGGGATGTGGATAGGTGGCAacccttcctcttccttctcctctccgtcctccttctcttcctcatgCTCTGCATCTGGCTGTTGTGATTCTTTCaacctctcttccctctctttcttcttcttctcctttacagcttgttgtcttgcaatttcctcctctctctgaaatacacaaacacacgaatGGTCTGAAACTGAAATGGAGTTAGTTATTTCCACTAAAATCAGGCAGCATTTCTTTTGATAACCTTAAACTGCTGAAAATTAGGTTTTACTTGAATAAATACTTGaaagacacagagcaacagagaaGACATCAGGAGCATTTATGATATAGACTCCAAACTATACCGTATGATGTAACACAGCTATAAAAGGGGACATATGAAATTACAAACCTACAAACTAAAGCTAAGACAGACCAAGCCCAAACCTTGATTTGAGATTTGATGCTTCTGAACCTGAAAGATCTGCTGGGCAGCTCAGGCAGCTCAAAGGTTTTGGTTGGCTT
It contains:
- the cfap44 gene encoding cilia- and flagella-associated protein 44, translated to MWEEVTEQAESTQTGSQENTEGCDRENSVTQQEDSSKQCSADRHYKYEELQSRPAVTPDSDIPENLLHLSHSFGYDSRHRGNLQLLDDRTLIFIAGNLLVLLDISTKEQRYLRSCGGGGIGSIAVHPSKEYFVVAEKGNQPNIIVYEYPSLQPYSILRGGTERAYSFVDFNHDGSLLASVGSAPDFMLTLWKWRQEEVMLSCKAISQEVYRVSFSPYNPGLLTSSGSGHIKFWKMASTFTGLKLQGLIGHFGKTATTDIDGYVELPDGKVVSGSDWGNLLLWDGNAIKVEICRKEGRNCHAGMVQPFALEDGQLMTIGSDGVVRGWDFESIDTADSNGDSSMFEVEPMNEMVVGHNVCLSSVVKSSLSDSFIWFAQDSSGAIWKLDLSFTYTTPDPECLFSFHAGSIQGLDVSRKSHLMATTTLDRSVKVFDFLAKRELTTSRFNQGGTAVSWAPPLVNQSGGLLVTGFEDGVVRLLELYDPQRLHVVTGRSPKGDAKLRLKQAFKPHNAPVTAVAYERNGEMLATGSSDRTVFFFAVGEKYTPIGFVHVPGPVQVLEWSPHSHSENRLLILCQSGHVVEVQSPDPEAQKPTKTFELPELPSRSFRFRSIKSQIKREEEIARQQAVKEKKKKEREERLKESQQPDAEHEEEKEDGEEKEEEGLPPIHIPDPPSPLYCGFYSQPGQFWLSMGGFDSGFLYHCKFSEKQDQDPDQRQDEPFDFLPVHNADDDPIRSITFSSNRQLLFCGMHSGSIRVYPLQPGDHSLTSMQAYWALNVHDNQYGHLRHIRCSHDDHFVLTAGDDGNIFSFSLLSPEELRKGLQRKMAKVPSPRVGLENEPLVQDIEDPAAYSIETAKQKLEKDRLRREAELKIAAKRKKLAELQKKFKQLMNNNQSLPEHVRLKPVELQLDRRFSEQAERLKAQRVSEVRKHMGWEKERCSIALRKLQDWFRDSLEANIVTVVAICTDHRLSTYRLPVLTEAVPRLRRQSRPSWAEGDGAAASERRKSRAEPAKDSSKLEEEEVLRHPVARPAGIKLADRQVERLRKAAEKAEQARAKIEKRKQEWAQLYAEKPDENCEDPQDVQAIREAKENIGDLKLKSAKDFTVPKHLRMNAEKKRAQLIGLEENIREKQTEMNRQIMALRDSKVRLVSQLRAQAQQVQKVQQRLAAHLHRPLPALPNMLPEETPEKKLLYSHTTLERYRLLRQQRFQTMEQEEDEEEATSLLGQLENEKEEEEEEEKEERGDEVTPTLSASSVTREEEETAVEEGTELSELEEELQREEEIRLLHEQDSLLEQMESSVCQFDTELQLLRHQKLRLDWQLKLADLRQLTLYQELLLLKEFERREDSLQEKLNGRVKEENNITCKLEECNAQLELKHGEIAKLQEREKALTAAFQASLGKENKFEEFLTKVFKKKIKRVKKKEQTGNEEEEEDSDEDSDEDDDWDDDDSDSDTEEGEAALDNVCPPGCEPDLFENTLQLRERRLDLEELLVEKKKSAEALKKECDTLVKKVKSLKSSRKAAEDDLELVHREKQQKMNELDVVVPLRLSQIEFVTNGMMPSDLSPALVLDRTELSRLQERIKQLQVEKGQQRDLYCQARQQHVRLIHDRKDMDAKIQVLEKQCNQLMMMKYGRLVDLEALQTLTGNRTLEELKQEKLLQEAAYAKEIKQWDAKVEEARHALMEVTRCNTERLLTMTSLFNQKKELEHKLNARQKKMGRQFQDYRRRVDQEAIRRLRELVKTQSQQAEALRREIGLLYRKGGHVLPPGQAPLPPLAPMSTPTRRTHASRQGPGHPFKQLKAQYSPSRQGAN